One Luteibacter aegosomaticola genomic window carries:
- a CDS encoding FecR family protein — MHGIPPSPDEPTDRATSPDEAAAAWLVRSHGGLGRAEREALAKWLAEDPAHAVALARLRSTWAFLDDVAPAHRRRRRNARFRRAALVAAATVVVAVAGSVVWWERMPPPAAVAEAYRTARGEQRQVTLADGSLVWLDTGTVISVRLSEGGRDVALSSGQALFDVTHDVARPFVVHTATAQVRVVGTRFGVRETPTGLVSCGTDISVTRGHVQVTDPRGQGRVDLLAGQAAHVAPLGLPARLANGAGEAWRDGRVVFDDTPLPDAVAELERYGDTHLAVAPSARGLHVTGSFTVGNADAFAKALPQILPVRLERHGAEVRIVARQGSR, encoded by the coding sequence ATGCACGGAATCCCGCCGTCGCCGGACGAACCGACCGACCGCGCCACCTCGCCCGACGAGGCCGCGGCCGCTTGGCTCGTGCGTTCGCACGGTGGCCTCGGGCGCGCGGAACGCGAGGCCCTTGCGAAGTGGCTGGCCGAGGACCCCGCCCATGCCGTGGCGCTCGCGCGCCTGCGCAGCACCTGGGCCTTCCTCGACGACGTGGCCCCGGCCCATCGCCGCCGCCGCCGGAACGCACGTTTCCGCCGGGCCGCCCTGGTGGCCGCCGCCACGGTTGTCGTCGCGGTGGCGGGCAGCGTCGTGTGGTGGGAGCGGATGCCGCCGCCAGCCGCGGTGGCCGAGGCCTACCGCACGGCGCGCGGCGAACAGCGACAGGTGACCTTGGCCGATGGCAGCCTGGTTTGGCTGGACACCGGCACGGTGATCAGCGTCCGGCTTTCGGAAGGCGGACGCGACGTGGCGCTCTCGTCGGGGCAGGCCTTGTTCGATGTCACCCACGATGTGGCGCGGCCTTTCGTCGTGCATACGGCCACGGCGCAGGTCCGCGTCGTGGGCACCCGCTTTGGCGTGCGCGAGACGCCCACCGGGCTGGTATCGTGCGGTACCGACATCAGCGTGACCCGGGGGCACGTGCAGGTCACCGACCCGCGCGGGCAGGGCCGCGTGGATCTGCTTGCCGGGCAGGCTGCGCACGTCGCGCCGCTCGGCTTGCCGGCGCGGCTGGCCAACGGCGCCGGCGAAGCCTGGCGCGATGGCCGCGTGGTGTTCGATGACACGCCGCTGCCGGATGCGGTGGCCGAACTGGAGCGTTACGGCGATACCCACCTCGCGGTCGCGCCTTCCGCCCGTGGCCTGCATGTCACCGGCAGTTTCACCGTGGGCAACGCCGATGCGTTCGCCAAAGCGCTCCCGCAAATCCTGCCGGTGCGCCTCGAGCGACACGGTGCCGAGGTGCGCATCGTCGCCCGCCAGGGGTCGCGATAA
- a CDS encoding universal stress protein, producing the protein MFQHILIATDGSDVSDRAAKQAIDLASRLGARVLALHVVPALPAYAYFAQGIEGAIPTPDEASREDAECLERVQRLAKAHGVPCELRSVVDGRPYCEIVAIAEREGCDLIVMGSHGRQGLDRLLLGSETHKVLLSTRVPVLVCQ; encoded by the coding sequence ATGTTCCAGCATATCCTCATCGCAACCGACGGTTCGGACGTATCGGATCGCGCCGCCAAGCAGGCCATCGACCTCGCGTCACGCCTTGGCGCGCGGGTCCTTGCCCTTCACGTTGTCCCGGCGCTCCCCGCGTACGCTTACTTTGCACAAGGGATTGAAGGCGCCATACCGACTCCTGATGAGGCGTCAAGGGAAGATGCCGAGTGTCTTGAACGCGTCCAGCGCCTGGCCAAGGCCCATGGGGTCCCATGCGAATTGCGCAGTGTCGTCGACGGCCGACCCTACTGCGAGATTGTCGCCATTGCAGAACGGGAAGGCTGTGACCTCATCGTCATGGGCTCACACGGCCGCCAGGGCCTCGACCGACTGCTGCTCGGGAGTGAGACGCACAAGGTCCTGCTCAGCACTCGCGTCCCGGTCCTCGTCTGCCAATAG
- a CDS encoding EAL domain-containing protein — protein MTQTICQGCGNAAEVAQRITMAFQPIVDVRARTVFAHEALVRGNNGEGASAVLASVRHENRYAFDQACRIVAIRTAALVEPPGMLSINFLPNAVYNPEHCLQATLAAAAAAHWPLGRVIFEVTEHEEVTDHEHLVGILTAYKAHGFLTAIDDFGAGYAGLNLLADFQPDLVKLDIGLVRGIHASRPRQLIVRHVVDLCHGLAIRVIGEGVETLDECRALLDLGVSLQQGFLFAQPAVATVPAISWPRLDDAIR, from the coding sequence ATGACACAGACGATTTGCCAGGGGTGCGGCAATGCCGCCGAAGTCGCGCAACGCATCACGATGGCCTTTCAACCGATCGTCGATGTCCGTGCGCGGACGGTCTTCGCCCACGAAGCGCTGGTCCGTGGAAACAACGGCGAGGGTGCCAGCGCAGTGCTTGCATCGGTGCGGCATGAGAACCGGTATGCCTTCGATCAAGCCTGCCGGATTGTAGCGATCCGGACAGCCGCTCTCGTTGAGCCGCCCGGGATGCTGTCTATCAACTTCCTGCCGAATGCCGTGTACAACCCCGAGCATTGCCTCCAGGCGACGCTTGCTGCAGCCGCGGCGGCGCATTGGCCCCTGGGGCGGGTCATCTTCGAAGTCACGGAGCACGAGGAGGTCACCGACCACGAGCATCTGGTGGGCATCCTGACGGCATACAAGGCGCATGGTTTTCTCACCGCGATCGACGATTTTGGGGCAGGTTACGCAGGACTGAATCTGCTCGCTGACTTCCAGCCGGATCTGGTGAAGCTCGACATCGGTCTGGTCCGGGGCATCCATGCTAGCCGCCCTCGGCAACTCATCGTCCGCCATGTCGTTGACCTCTGCCACGGCCTCGCGATCCGGGTGATCGGCGAAGGGGTCGAGACGCTGGACGAATGCCGTGCGCTCCTTGACCTCGGGGTGTCGCTGCAGCAAGGGTTTTTGTTCGCGCAGCCCGCTGTCGCCACGGTCCCTGCGATCTCATGGCCGAGGCTCGACGACGCGATACGATGA
- a CDS encoding TonB-dependent siderophore receptor, giving the protein MRLRLAAPAALAAALVLAFSVTTPAFADTPRETAVDIDVPAAPLGQALNTLAAQLHVQLAVDPALVRNLQAPAISGHYTSRQALTRILAGTHLVATEKDGVLLIQVSSDARTSTTSLDAITVTGLTSGYVAHETMAATKTSTPLLETPQSITVITRDQLDARAVESVSQALRYTPGVLAEEFGGVETKADYFSLRGFPDANPYLDGLSTLTYFTVLAPVIETEGLDRVEVLRGPSSVLYGQATSPGGMVNVVSKHPLDTPLHEVSAATGAYGRAQASFDLSGPLDKDRQWLYRVTGLGLDTSTQTDHVRDKRVFIAPAVTWAPSDDTHLTLLTHYSYRDANSPPNDLPMQGTLWGNPNGKIPSDFYDGDPNFDRFARREYAVGYEFEHRFNDVFTFRQNARYAHANLDYSIIGSAGLEDDLRTLDRYGFRTQASSDVAGVDNQAEFRFDTGKVRHTLLAGVDYLHAEDRWAEQDPEIPSLDIYAPLYGITVDLPPVDYSVTHTIRQLGTYAQDQMRIDHWAATVSVRQDWASTQTIDRLEGTSDTQKSNRFTWRAGLVYLFDNGIAPYINASTAFTPSTGTSFEGSPFKPNLGKSYEAGVKFQPRGQNSYVMASVYQLTQSNVLTTDLDHPEFQVQSGEVRVRGAELSAVADLGNGLSLITGYTWMNGVQLRNNDGTQGKRPRDVPRNMANLWLDKTFLSGALRGFGVAGGLRYVGSTYGDLANTIRLPSTTLVDAAIRYEIPQWRFSLNAQNLFDKEYIGSCQGELGCQYGLRRAWMAKATFSW; this is encoded by the coding sequence ATGCGTCTTCGTCTTGCTGCCCCGGCCGCCCTGGCCGCGGCCCTCGTGCTCGCCTTTTCAGTCACCACGCCGGCTTTCGCGGATACGCCAAGGGAGACGGCCGTGGATATCGACGTGCCGGCCGCCCCGCTTGGCCAGGCATTGAACACCCTCGCCGCGCAGCTGCACGTGCAGCTGGCGGTCGATCCCGCCCTGGTGCGCAACCTGCAGGCGCCGGCGATCAGTGGCCACTACACCTCGCGGCAGGCGCTCACCCGCATCCTCGCCGGTACCCACCTCGTCGCCACCGAAAAAGACGGCGTGCTGCTGATCCAGGTGAGCAGCGACGCGCGCACCTCGACCACGTCGCTCGACGCGATCACTGTCACCGGCCTCACCTCGGGCTATGTGGCCCACGAAACCATGGCGGCGACGAAGACCAGCACGCCCTTGCTCGAAACGCCGCAGTCGATCACCGTGATCACCCGCGACCAGCTGGATGCGCGGGCGGTGGAGAGCGTGAGCCAGGCCCTGCGTTACACCCCGGGCGTGCTTGCCGAAGAATTCGGCGGCGTGGAGACCAAGGCGGACTACTTCTCGCTGCGTGGCTTCCCCGATGCCAATCCGTACCTCGACGGACTTTCCACGCTCACCTACTTCACGGTGCTGGCGCCCGTGATCGAGACCGAAGGCCTGGACCGCGTGGAAGTGCTGCGCGGCCCTTCATCGGTGCTGTACGGCCAGGCCACCAGCCCGGGCGGCATGGTGAACGTGGTGAGCAAGCACCCACTGGATACGCCGTTGCACGAAGTATCCGCCGCCACCGGTGCGTACGGGCGGGCACAGGCGTCGTTCGATCTCTCCGGCCCGCTGGATAAGGACCGCCAGTGGCTGTACCGCGTCACCGGGCTGGGGCTGGACACCAGCACCCAGACCGACCATGTGCGCGACAAGCGCGTCTTCATCGCCCCGGCCGTGACGTGGGCGCCCTCGGATGACACGCACCTCACCTTGCTCACGCACTACAGCTACCGCGACGCCAACAGCCCGCCCAACGACCTGCCGATGCAGGGCACGTTGTGGGGCAACCCGAACGGCAAGATCCCTTCGGATTTCTACGACGGCGATCCGAACTTCGATCGCTTCGCGCGTCGCGAGTACGCGGTGGGGTACGAGTTCGAACACCGCTTCAATGATGTGTTCACCTTCCGCCAGAACGCACGCTATGCGCATGCGAACCTGGACTATTCGATCATCGGCTCCGCCGGGCTCGAGGACGATCTGCGCACGCTGGATCGCTACGGCTTCCGCACGCAGGCGAGCAGTGACGTGGCGGGCGTGGACAACCAGGCGGAGTTCCGCTTCGACACGGGCAAGGTGCGCCACACGCTGCTCGCCGGCGTCGACTACCTGCATGCGGAAGATCGCTGGGCCGAACAGGATCCGGAGATTCCCTCGCTGGACATCTATGCGCCGCTGTACGGAATCACCGTCGACCTGCCGCCGGTCGATTACAGCGTGACCCACACCATCCGCCAGCTGGGCACGTATGCCCAGGACCAGATGCGCATCGACCACTGGGCAGCCACGGTAAGCGTGCGCCAGGATTGGGCGAGCACGCAGACGATCGACCGCCTCGAAGGAACCAGCGATACGCAGAAGTCCAATCGCTTCACCTGGCGCGCGGGCCTGGTCTACCTGTTCGATAACGGCATCGCGCCGTACATCAATGCCTCGACGGCGTTCACACCGTCCACCGGCACGTCGTTCGAAGGCTCACCGTTCAAACCGAACCTTGGCAAGAGCTACGAGGCAGGCGTGAAATTCCAGCCGCGTGGCCAGAACAGCTATGTCATGGCGTCGGTGTACCAGCTCACCCAGTCCAACGTGCTCACCACAGACCTCGACCACCCGGAATTCCAGGTGCAGTCGGGCGAAGTGCGCGTGCGTGGCGCGGAGCTTTCCGCCGTCGCCGATCTCGGCAACGGGCTGAGCCTTATCACCGGCTACACCTGGATGAACGGCGTGCAGCTGCGCAACAACGACGGCACGCAGGGCAAGCGCCCGCGTGACGTGCCGCGCAACATGGCCAACCTTTGGCTGGACAAGACGTTCCTCTCCGGCGCGCTGCGTGGCTTCGGCGTGGCGGGCGGCCTGCGTTACGTCGGCTCGACCTACGGCGACCTGGCCAACACGATCCGCTTGCCCTCCACCACGCTGGTCGATGCGGCAATCCGCTATGAGATCCCGCAGTGGCGTTTCTCGCTGAACGCACAGAACCTGTTCGACAAGGAATACATCGGTAGCTGCCAAGGTGAGCTGGGTTGCCAGTACGGCCTGCGCCGCGCCTGGATGGCCAAAGCCACCTTCAGCTGGTAA
- a CDS encoding helix-turn-helix domain-containing protein, which translates to MLLGTTHERVGAISSTCGFSDQAHFTRVFKASTGLTPLAYRARYTRHCPV; encoded by the coding sequence ATGCTGCTGGGTACGACCCATGAGCGGGTTGGCGCAATTTCATCGACATGCGGTTTCAGCGATCAGGCGCACTTCACTCGCGTCTTCAAGGCAAGCACAGGACTTACCCCGCTTGCGTACAGGGCGAGATACACCCGTCATTGCCCAGTCTGA
- a CDS encoding sensor domain-containing diguanylate cyclase, whose amino-acid sequence MLPQQLSHLVDRSLKASTRLVVLLTIAALFSSVGLLVVQHRVSVGYKMLFAADSLADDVQKMRLRMGAWVIKGDKNARDDWRSTVRQGQAHLSRLQTLGTPDTAQARSISEIGAQLQRRIDTAESLLGDPDANEREARIETLMGDYYQGINAQLMDGIHVFSKAQQDRLSVLEERENAVLSAAGLVLVALVSWSILSLRRTRHTAARLIRSLDEALRTTARQRSELEAFIDAAPLAVFHADKTGRPTWLNEDAEELVGTERGTSVVETMREGLHADDRERLVRAWNRLLDEATELDEVFRMRSRTGERLWAHAHACPVRVGDDVTGFVAVLRNITPEMLLQEELTRSRHQLQRITDAVPALIARVDCSERYRFVNATYGVWFDAAPTLGESMRNFLGETAYGGIAQYVQQALGGKTVHFEMPRQHIRGRDFVGDVTYTPEFMADGTITGFYIMVTDVSERKELEENLFKANEMAQVTLDSIGDAVITTDEAGIVTFANRRAQTLLERPAATLVGHPIEEVVKLVDGSGKPSESSLRRALVERRLVDMLQPRRLVLDERIFLDVEDVAAPIEMRNGELAGGVLVVRDVSIAQAVADRMRQLAEADPLTGLPNRMVFEQRTRDALAARAGDACLALLYMDLDGFKAVNDTYGHDAGDELLRQFGRRLVAIARPLDVVCRLGGDEFVALLRPVNDPSGALARAGLLIEAAAAPFFWQGIPLHVTLSVGIACIPDDGADALTLLRKADAALYSAKRSGRNRAILFGALQPKKGCN is encoded by the coding sequence ATGTTGCCACAACAGCTTTCCCACCTCGTGGACCGCAGCCTCAAGGCGAGTACCAGGCTTGTCGTCCTCCTGACCATCGCCGCGCTGTTCAGTTCCGTCGGCCTGCTGGTTGTCCAGCATCGGGTCAGCGTCGGATACAAGATGCTCTTTGCCGCCGATTCGCTCGCCGATGACGTTCAGAAGATGCGACTGCGAATGGGTGCCTGGGTCATCAAGGGCGACAAGAACGCACGCGACGACTGGCGCAGCACTGTCAGACAAGGACAGGCTCATCTTTCCCGGCTGCAGACCCTGGGGACCCCCGATACGGCGCAGGCGCGATCAATCAGCGAGATCGGTGCGCAGCTGCAGCGGCGCATTGATACCGCAGAGTCCCTATTGGGCGATCCGGACGCCAACGAGCGTGAGGCACGAATCGAGACCCTGATGGGGGATTATTATCAAGGCATCAACGCGCAGCTCATGGATGGGATACACGTGTTCAGCAAAGCGCAGCAGGACCGCCTCAGCGTTCTCGAAGAAAGAGAGAACGCCGTGCTCTCCGCTGCTGGCCTTGTCCTTGTCGCACTCGTCAGCTGGTCCATCCTCTCTCTGCGCAGGACGAGACATACCGCGGCGCGGCTCATCCGCAGTCTCGACGAGGCCCTACGGACGACGGCACGCCAACGCAGCGAACTCGAGGCATTCATTGATGCGGCACCACTTGCGGTGTTCCACGCCGACAAGACCGGACGCCCGACATGGCTCAATGAGGATGCAGAAGAGCTCGTCGGTACCGAACGCGGAACGAGCGTGGTAGAGACAATGCGTGAAGGCCTCCACGCTGACGATCGAGAGCGATTGGTCCGCGCGTGGAACCGCCTGCTCGACGAAGCTACAGAACTCGACGAGGTGTTCCGGATGCGCAGCCGTACGGGCGAAAGGCTGTGGGCCCACGCCCATGCGTGCCCCGTCCGCGTCGGGGACGATGTGACGGGGTTCGTTGCGGTCCTGCGTAATATCACGCCGGAGATGCTTCTGCAGGAGGAGCTGACCCGCAGCCGTCATCAGCTGCAGCGCATCACCGATGCCGTACCAGCGCTCATTGCACGTGTGGACTGTTCGGAGCGCTATCGCTTCGTCAACGCGACCTACGGCGTGTGGTTCGATGCCGCGCCGACCCTCGGCGAATCAATGCGGAATTTCCTCGGAGAGACTGCGTATGGCGGCATCGCGCAGTACGTTCAGCAAGCGCTGGGTGGGAAGACCGTGCACTTTGAGATGCCTCGCCAGCACATTAGGGGACGCGACTTCGTCGGCGACGTAACGTATACGCCTGAGTTCATGGCAGATGGCACCATTACAGGGTTTTACATCATGGTCACCGATGTCTCCGAGCGCAAGGAACTCGAAGAGAATCTGTTCAAAGCAAATGAGATGGCGCAGGTCACACTCGATTCCATTGGTGACGCGGTGATTACAACCGATGAAGCAGGCATCGTCACCTTCGCAAACAGGCGCGCTCAAACGCTGCTCGAGAGACCCGCGGCGACCTTGGTGGGCCACCCGATTGAGGAGGTGGTAAAACTTGTCGATGGATCCGGAAAACCAAGCGAGAGTTCGCTGCGCCGCGCACTCGTTGAACGTCGCCTGGTCGATATGCTTCAACCCCGAAGACTCGTTCTCGATGAGCGCATTTTTCTCGACGTCGAGGATGTTGCCGCGCCCATTGAGATGCGAAACGGAGAACTTGCCGGAGGGGTGTTGGTGGTCCGCGACGTGAGCATTGCCCAAGCTGTCGCTGACCGTATGCGTCAGCTCGCGGAGGCCGACCCGTTGACGGGTCTTCCCAACCGGATGGTCTTTGAACAGCGAACACGCGACGCATTGGCCGCCCGCGCAGGGGACGCCTGCCTTGCGCTGCTCTACATGGACCTCGACGGGTTCAAAGCAGTCAACGACACCTACGGGCATGATGCCGGGGACGAACTGCTGCGCCAATTCGGCCGCCGGCTTGTCGCAATTGCCAGACCGCTTGACGTCGTCTGCCGGCTTGGCGGTGACGAATTCGTGGCGCTGTTGCGCCCGGTGAATGACCCTTCAGGTGCGCTGGCGCGCGCCGGATTGCTCATCGAGGCGGCGGCGGCTCCTTTTTTCTGGCAGGGCATCCCCCTTCACGTGACGTTGAGTGTCGGCATCGCATGTATTCCTGACGACGGTGCGGATGCCCTTACCCTCCTGAGGAAAGCCGACGCGGCCCTTTACTCCGCCAAGCGCAGTGGTCGGAACCGGGCCATCCTCTTTGGCGCTTTGCAGCCAAAAAAGGGCTGCAACTGA
- a CDS encoding PepSY-associated TM helix domain-containing protein: protein MKSSTLKAWDRVHRWSSLVATAFLLVACLTGLPLVFSDEIIDAFDPSLPRLSAQPGHAPLDAMLASVERAQPGAVVVATFLDPRHARVAVTTAPTWAAFRDDPDHAVSTVFDAATGAEVVTGRADNGPGDAFINAVHDIHESMFMGNTGTWVMLTVALCFLASLVSGVVIYAPFNRGAGFGKVRRKRTRQAWLDRHNFHGIVLVAWACVVAFTGLLNELERPLFDLWQAKEVTPRIAGADVGVPPAGPAARVSLDAALATATRAVPGMLVTGVVFPGSPYGTPVHFIFWARGASTLTAELYQPVMVDARTGTVTAVLPMPWYLRSTELSRPLHFGNGGGLAMKTVWALLDLLLIAVLCSGLYLWLSRRRKLT from the coding sequence GTGAAGAGCAGCACCCTGAAGGCGTGGGACCGCGTGCATAGGTGGTCCAGCCTGGTCGCGACGGCATTCCTGCTGGTGGCGTGCCTTACCGGGCTGCCGCTGGTGTTCTCGGATGAGATCATTGATGCGTTCGACCCGTCACTGCCGCGGCTCTCGGCGCAACCGGGGCACGCTCCGCTCGACGCGATGCTCGCCTCGGTGGAGCGTGCACAACCCGGTGCGGTCGTGGTGGCCACCTTCCTTGATCCACGGCATGCCCGGGTGGCAGTCACCACGGCGCCAACGTGGGCCGCGTTTCGCGACGACCCCGATCATGCCGTAAGCACCGTGTTCGATGCGGCGACCGGTGCCGAAGTGGTGACGGGCCGTGCGGACAATGGCCCGGGCGATGCCTTCATCAACGCGGTGCACGATATTCACGAATCGATGTTCATGGGAAACACCGGCACGTGGGTCATGCTGACGGTGGCGTTGTGCTTCCTCGCTTCCCTGGTTTCCGGCGTGGTCATCTACGCACCGTTCAACCGTGGTGCCGGCTTCGGCAAGGTAAGGCGCAAACGCACGCGCCAGGCGTGGCTGGATCGGCACAATTTCCACGGGATCGTGCTGGTCGCGTGGGCCTGCGTGGTTGCCTTCACCGGCTTGCTCAACGAGCTCGAGCGTCCCTTGTTCGACCTGTGGCAGGCGAAGGAAGTGACACCACGAATCGCCGGCGCGGATGTGGGTGTTCCACCGGCAGGGCCGGCAGCGAGGGTATCGCTGGATGCGGCGCTCGCCACGGCAACGCGCGCCGTGCCGGGCATGCTCGTCACCGGCGTGGTCTTTCCCGGCAGCCCGTACGGCACGCCAGTGCATTTCATTTTCTGGGCGCGCGGCGCCAGCACGCTCACGGCCGAGCTGTATCAGCCGGTGATGGTGGATGCGCGAACCGGCACGGTGACGGCCGTGCTGCCGATGCCATGGTACCTGCGCAGCACCGAGCTGTCGCGGCCACTGCATTTTGGCAACGGCGGTGGGCTCGCCATGAAGACAGTCTGGGCGCTGCTCGACCTGTTGTTGATAGCGGTGCTGTGCAGCGGCCTTTACCTGTGGCTGAGCCGACGAAGAAAACTGACCTAG